A portion of the Sulfuricurvum kujiense DSM 16994 genome contains these proteins:
- a CDS encoding sensor histidine kinase — protein MHSPEKKSLIRFVSLFVVLNTIFLLIISTMYYYYQRNMYIELRRDAMSYYAGTLQDHIFDAKNMDELQKHLSRDPRFEVVLLSHKKKILYTSAPEVVFPFHLGFYKYDHHYFFTDTIELQHLKKVRYLLVRADSIEPQLEQTRKSIYLFLIFSILFLSVVIYVLGKLFLHPVRDTIHKLDRFIRDTTHELNTPLSVITMSVEQLHKEELLPKQRKHVERISLASKTISNLYNDLTFLLMHDQSKQHNIDLDIKALLQERIEYFNPIAEAKKITIRTDLKAAAFRIDREHMIRLIDNLLSNAIKYNKPSGEIYITLEPQSLSIRDTGIGISKEVIEHIFQRYTRFDEANGGFGIGLNIVQMITQKYQLKIAVRSETAEGSEFKVSWNKSSH, from the coding sequence TTGCACTCGCCTGAAAAAAAATCGCTGATCCGCTTCGTATCGCTTTTTGTCGTATTGAACACCATTTTTCTATTAATTATATCAACGATGTATTATTATTACCAGCGAAATATGTATATCGAACTCCGACGCGACGCCATGTCATACTATGCCGGAACACTTCAGGATCATATTTTCGATGCGAAAAATATGGATGAACTCCAAAAACATCTCAGCCGCGATCCGCGCTTTGAAGTCGTACTTTTAAGTCACAAAAAAAAGATTCTCTACACATCGGCGCCCGAGGTAGTATTTCCGTTTCACCTCGGTTTTTATAAGTACGATCATCACTACTTTTTTACCGATACCATTGAACTTCAACATCTTAAAAAAGTCCGTTATCTTCTTGTCCGGGCTGACTCTATCGAGCCGCAGCTCGAACAAACCCGAAAAAGCATCTATCTTTTTTTGATTTTTTCGATCCTCTTTCTATCGGTTGTCATCTATGTTCTGGGGAAACTTTTCCTGCATCCCGTTCGTGATACCATCCATAAACTCGATCGCTTTATCAGAGACACCACTCATGAACTCAATACTCCCCTCTCCGTCATCACGATGTCTGTTGAGCAACTCCATAAAGAAGAGCTTCTCCCCAAACAACGCAAACACGTTGAGAGAATTTCCCTCGCATCAAAGACGATCTCCAATCTCTACAACGACCTCACCTTTTTGCTGATGCATGATCAGAGCAAACAGCATAACATCGACCTCGATATCAAAGCGCTTCTTCAAGAGCGTATCGAGTATTTCAATCCGATCGCCGAGGCAAAAAAAATCACGATCCGAACCGACCTGAAAGCCGCGGCATTTCGAATTGACAGGGAACATATGATTCGTCTGATCGACAATCTCCTCTCAAATGCGATCAAGTACAATAAACCCTCCGGCGAGATATACATCACGCTGGAACCACAATCTCTGAGTATTCGCGATACCGGAATCGGTATCTCCAAAGAGGTCATTGAGCACATTTTTCAACGCTATACCCGTTTTGATGAAGCCAACGGAGGTTTCGGTATCGGACTCAATATCGTTCAGATGATCACGCAAAAATACCAGTTAAAAATTGCCGTCCGTTCAGAAACCGCAGAAGGGAGCGAGTTTAAAGTTTCGTGGAATAAAAGTTCACACTAA
- the rlmC gene encoding 23S rRNA (uracil(747)-C(5))-methyltransferase RlmC, giving the protein MSFCSYFDTHLCHSCRWIDYHYAEQLKLKSDQLHALLNKYQPNGWQKPVTSQLKGFRNKAKMVATPTPEGIVLGLSEEVSLIDCPLYDLSMQKVLHSVQEWLRELGIKGYDIKLRKGELKYVLLTRSKSNGTMMLRFVLRSHGIIARLEGGLEELIKRSPELKVVTVNIQPVHMAILEGDEEIFLSEQRRLEERFNGIPLYIRPKSFFQTNPDVAEKLYRTASEWIDEIKPSRLWDLFCGVGGFALHCSAPEREIIGIEIEPEAIECARDSAAQLEMTNLRFESLDAASFGANSGEKPDAVIVNPPRRGLGEQLCKWLEKVSAEHLIYSSCNAVTLAKDLERLGSYEIQKVQLFDMFPHTEHYEVLVFLKKR; this is encoded by the coding sequence ATGAGTTTTTGTTCCTATTTCGATACCCATCTTTGCCACTCATGCCGATGGATCGATTACCATTATGCCGAACAGCTGAAACTCAAAAGTGACCAGCTGCATGCCCTGCTGAACAAATATCAGCCCAACGGGTGGCAAAAGCCCGTTACCTCGCAGCTCAAAGGATTCCGTAACAAGGCCAAGATGGTAGCGACCCCTACGCCGGAGGGGATTGTGCTTGGACTTTCCGAAGAGGTGAGTCTGATCGACTGCCCTTTATATGATCTTAGTATGCAAAAAGTCTTGCATAGCGTTCAAGAGTGGCTTCGGGAATTGGGGATCAAAGGGTATGACATCAAACTCCGAAAAGGGGAACTCAAATACGTCCTCCTCACCCGCAGCAAATCAAACGGGACGATGATGCTCCGTTTTGTCCTCCGCTCTCATGGTATTATTGCGCGGCTGGAGGGGGGACTGGAAGAATTGATCAAACGCTCACCGGAGCTGAAAGTGGTTACGGTCAATATCCAGCCGGTCCATATGGCGATCTTGGAAGGGGACGAAGAGATATTTTTGAGCGAACAGCGCCGTCTCGAAGAGCGGTTTAACGGTATTCCTCTTTATATCCGCCCCAAAAGTTTTTTTCAAACCAATCCCGACGTCGCCGAAAAGCTCTATCGCACGGCGAGCGAGTGGATCGATGAGATCAAACCGTCGCGGTTATGGGATCTGTTTTGCGGCGTCGGAGGGTTTGCTCTGCACTGTTCTGCACCCGAGCGTGAAATCATAGGGATCGAGATCGAGCCCGAAGCGATAGAGTGCGCCCGCGATTCGGCCGCGCAGCTGGAGATGACGAATCTCCGTTTTGAGTCGCTGGATGCGGCAAGCTTCGGGGCAAATTCGGGAGAGAAGCCCGATGCCGTGATTGTTAATCCGCCGCGGCGGGGGTTGGGTGAACAGTTGTGCAAATGGCTCGAAAAAGTCTCGGCCGAACATCTGATTTATTCAAGCTGCAATGCGGTGACGCTGGCAAAAGATTTGGAACGTTTAGGCTCGTATGAAATCCAAAAAGTACAGCTTTTTGATATGTTTCCCCATACGGAACATTATGAAGTTCTGGTATTTTTAAAAAAACGGTAA
- the pgaD gene encoding poly-beta-1,6-N-acetyl-D-glucosamine biosynthesis protein PgaD → METLIINKRHEMPRRKRWFWDAMTIALWLGFIYLWKPLLIVLYKIITLKEAPDTISDWIFENVSSVTFENALYMLILTPVILFVLSRLNRHRAPSEHLLYTSYDYSNYFRIDNAELQKCIDSQLVTVYHDDRGHIIHLNDQIENKS, encoded by the coding sequence ATGGAAACACTTATTATTAACAAACGCCATGAAATGCCGAGACGAAAAAGATGGTTTTGGGATGCGATGACCATCGCTCTGTGGCTGGGCTTTATCTATTTATGGAAACCTTTACTGATCGTATTGTATAAAATCATTACCCTCAAAGAAGCACCCGATACGATATCCGATTGGATTTTCGAAAATGTCAGCAGCGTGACGTTTGAAAATGCTCTGTATATGCTCATCCTGACCCCTGTCATCTTGTTTGTCTTATCACGGCTCAATAGGCACAGAGCACCAAGCGAGCATCTACTCTATACTTCGTACGATTATTCCAATTATTTTCGTATCGACAATGCAGAACTGCAGAAGTGTATTGATAGTCAATTGGTTACGGTTTACCATGATGATCGCGGGCATATAATCCACTTGAATGACCAAATTGAAAACAAGAGCTAA
- a CDS encoding response regulator transcription factor has product MPKPISSTALRILLLEDDFTLSSIIEEYLSDQGYSVTCAYNGESALDFGYEIAFDLFLFDVKVPLLNGFDVLRELRDKERKAPAIFITSLNTIDDLSNAYDAGCDDYLKKPFELKELELRIRALIKRSSILGEDTPIAISETIVFDPKLGRLTNDEDEITLPRKEAKILKILLCHPGSIVSSKVLIESAWDFDEDGSEESLRTHIKNLRKHLGKERIINIRGQGYQIALA; this is encoded by the coding sequence ATGCCAAAACCGATCTCCTCTACAGCGCTTCGGATTTTATTGCTGGAAGACGACTTTACCCTCTCATCGATCATCGAAGAGTATCTAAGCGATCAGGGATATTCCGTCACATGCGCGTATAACGGGGAGAGCGCTCTGGATTTTGGATACGAAATCGCGTTCGATCTGTTTTTATTCGACGTTAAAGTCCCCCTACTCAACGGATTTGATGTCCTGCGAGAACTTCGGGATAAAGAGAGAAAAGCCCCTGCTATCTTCATAACCTCCCTCAACACCATCGATGATCTATCAAACGCATACGATGCCGGGTGCGACGATTATCTCAAAAAACCGTTCGAACTCAAAGAGCTCGAACTGCGGATACGAGCCCTCATCAAACGCTCATCGATCCTCGGCGAAGATACTCCGATAGCAATCAGTGAAACCATCGTTTTTGATCCGAAGCTGGGACGGCTTACGAACGATGAAGACGAGATCACCCTTCCACGCAAAGAGGCGAAGATTTTAAAAATCCTCCTCTGTCATCCGGGCTCAATCGTCAGTTCCAAAGTTCTGATCGAATCGGCGTGGGATTTTGACGAAGACGGAAGCGAAGAGAGTCTGCGAACCCATATTAAAAATCTTCGCAAACATCTGGGGAAAGAGAGAATTATAAATATACGGGGACAAGGGTACCAGATTGCACTCGCCTGA
- the mfd gene encoding transcription-repair coupling factor, producing MSQARWYEYSKNNPKALPEILLCEDAKEASELSDVSTFLEIPHIVLPDFRATYMDDLRPFGEELFALFAALRTYYTASKKPLIISPLKTLLFPMPHESLLQSETIEFASRIDLGSFKQKLLHWGYTFVDMVEMEGEVSHRGDILDIYVPNQSNPYRISLFDDEVEEIKAFDVETQRTDKEELASIEVTSAFFSLDEQQHKAFEKAIAAAQSDSFVKDIASLGFWVLNEHGVDLCEGKKVSRIREMKSVLDEAYGLNQPVLPRTRLEADILPESEKYTPLGGGNLETLRSVHKNKKFTLIAASDTQLKAAGIFDLKGILVKTSGIVLNLIGPDEIILSLNRHEKKRRRRRTSILLDDLKVGDYVVHEEYGVGIFVGIEQAEILGGVKDLVVIKYMGDDKLLLPVENLDTIDRYIASGSLPVLDRLGKGSFGKLKESVKARLFEIASEIVGIAASRALIKASVISVDAGELRRFQDAAGFDYTPDQSSAISSIVRDLSSGHIMDRLLSGDVGFGKTEVAMNAIFAAAKGGYQSLLVVPTTLLSSQHFQSLKTRLAPFGLRVAKLDRFVSTKEKNATLRALEAGELDCVVGTHALFGVSCKKLGIVIIDEEHKFGVKQKEKLKSLYENVHLLSMSATPIPRSLNQALSSIKTMSELLTPPSERLGVRTFVKNYDEKLIKEVILRELRRGGQVFYVHNSIDSMIIKSGELKAILPDLRILILHSQISANQTEEELAKFANREYDVLLATSIIESGIHMPTVNTMIIDGADRFGMADLHQLRGRVGRGHIEGYAYFIVDDKENLTEEAKKRLVALESNSFLGSGSMLAYHDLEIRGGGNLVGDAQSGHIKNIGYALYLRMLEDAIKLLTNQTTAVRAKVDIKLTVSAFISDEIVTEDRLRLELYRRLSQCESPSEIYEIEEEVGDRFGKPDTPTKQFFEIMVIKLLCIEKKIKMVSNYNQNITIEYQSGIKETLQSKSKDDDDLIGTVLHYLRTTKQKGL from the coding sequence ATGTCACAAGCACGATGGTATGAATATAGTAAAAACAATCCGAAAGCTCTCCCCGAGATTCTTCTGTGCGAGGATGCGAAAGAGGCGTCGGAACTGAGCGACGTTTCCACTTTTTTAGAAATCCCCCACATCGTATTGCCCGATTTTCGTGCGACCTATATGGACGATCTCAGACCGTTTGGCGAAGAGCTATTTGCCCTTTTCGCCGCACTTCGAACCTATTATACAGCCTCAAAAAAACCGCTGATTATTTCCCCGCTCAAAACACTCCTTTTTCCGATGCCGCATGAGAGTTTGCTTCAAAGCGAGACGATCGAGTTCGCCTCCCGCATCGATCTGGGCAGCTTTAAACAAAAACTGCTCCATTGGGGGTACACCTTTGTTGATATGGTGGAGATGGAGGGGGAGGTATCGCACCGCGGCGACATCCTCGACATCTACGTCCCGAACCAAAGCAACCCCTATCGTATCAGCCTCTTTGACGACGAGGTCGAAGAGATCAAAGCGTTTGATGTCGAAACCCAGCGCACCGACAAAGAGGAACTGGCCTCTATCGAAGTGACCAGCGCTTTTTTCTCCCTCGATGAGCAGCAGCACAAAGCGTTCGAAAAAGCGATAGCCGCCGCACAAAGCGACAGCTTCGTCAAAGACATTGCCTCGCTCGGGTTTTGGGTCTTGAATGAGCACGGAGTCGATCTGTGCGAGGGGAAAAAAGTCTCGCGTATCCGTGAGATGAAAAGTGTCCTCGACGAAGCGTACGGACTCAATCAACCCGTCTTGCCGCGAACGAGACTCGAAGCAGACATCCTCCCCGAATCCGAAAAGTACACTCCATTGGGGGGAGGGAATTTAGAAACCCTTCGAAGCGTCCATAAAAACAAAAAATTTACCCTGATCGCCGCCAGCGATACGCAGCTCAAAGCGGCGGGGATTTTTGATCTAAAAGGAATCTTGGTTAAAACATCCGGGATCGTTCTGAATCTGATCGGTCCCGATGAGATCATCCTTTCTCTTAACCGTCATGAGAAAAAGCGCCGTCGCCGCCGTACCTCCATTCTCCTCGATGATTTGAAAGTAGGGGACTACGTCGTCCACGAAGAGTACGGGGTCGGGATATTCGTCGGGATCGAACAGGCGGAGATTCTCGGCGGGGTGAAAGACCTCGTCGTCATCAAATACATGGGGGATGACAAGCTTCTCCTCCCCGTCGAAAACCTTGATACGATTGACCGCTATATCGCCTCAGGGAGCCTCCCCGTCCTTGATCGTCTGGGCAAGGGAAGTTTCGGCAAACTCAAAGAGTCGGTCAAAGCACGGTTGTTCGAGATTGCCTCCGAGATCGTCGGGATTGCGGCGAGCCGTGCGCTGATCAAAGCGTCGGTGATCAGTGTCGATGCGGGTGAGCTTCGAAGATTCCAAGATGCTGCCGGATTTGACTACACTCCGGATCAATCAAGTGCGATCAGCTCGATAGTCCGTGATCTCTCCTCCGGTCATATCATGGATCGTTTGCTCAGTGGAGATGTCGGTTTCGGGAAAACGGAGGTGGCGATGAACGCTATTTTCGCCGCCGCAAAAGGGGGATACCAATCGCTCCTCGTCGTTCCGACCACCTTGCTCAGTTCCCAGCATTTCCAATCGCTTAAAACCCGTCTCGCACCATTCGGTCTTCGGGTCGCTAAGCTCGACCGCTTCGTCAGCACCAAAGAGAAAAACGCAACCCTTCGGGCGCTTGAAGCGGGGGAACTCGACTGTGTCGTCGGAACCCACGCCCTGTTCGGGGTGAGCTGTAAGAAGCTCGGAATCGTCATTATCGATGAAGAGCACAAATTCGGGGTAAAACAAAAAGAGAAACTCAAATCGCTCTATGAAAACGTCCACCTTCTCAGCATGAGCGCGACCCCGATCCCGCGCAGTCTTAATCAGGCGCTCAGTTCGATTAAGACGATGTCCGAGCTTCTCACCCCTCCGAGCGAGCGCTTAGGGGTACGGACATTTGTGAAAAACTACGACGAGAAACTGATCAAAGAGGTTATCTTGCGCGAGCTTCGCCGCGGCGGTCAGGTGTTTTACGTCCACAACTCTATCGATTCGATGATCATCAAATCGGGTGAGCTGAAAGCGATCCTCCCCGATCTGCGTATACTCATCCTCCACTCTCAGATCAGTGCAAATCAGACCGAGGAGGAACTGGCGAAATTTGCGAATCGCGAATACGATGTCCTTCTCGCAACCTCCATCATCGAATCGGGGATTCATATGCCGACGGTTAACACAATGATTATCGACGGAGCGGACCGTTTCGGGATGGCCGATCTGCATCAGCTGCGCGGCCGTGTCGGACGGGGCCATATCGAGGGGTATGCCTATTTTATTGTCGATGACAAAGAGAACCTCACCGAAGAGGCGAAAAAACGTCTTGTGGCACTCGAATCGAACTCCTTTTTGGGAAGCGGATCGATGTTGGCGTACCACGACCTCGAAATCCGCGGCGGGGGGAATCTCGTCGGGGATGCTCAGAGCGGTCACATCAAAAATATCGGGTATGCCCTTTACTTGCGGATGTTGGAAGATGCGATCAAGCTCCTTACCAACCAAACGACGGCGGTGCGGGCAAAAGTCGATATCAAGCTCACCGTCAGCGCCTTTATCAGCGATGAGATCGTTACCGAAGACCGCCTTCGACTTGAACTCTACCGCCGCCTGAGCCAGTGCGAAAGTCCGAGCGAGATATACGAGATCGAAGAAGAGGTCGGGGATCGGTTCGGCAAACCCGATACTCCTACGAAACAGTTTTTCGAGATCATGGTGATCAAACTGCTCTGTATCGAGAAGAAGATCAAAATGGTGAGCAACTACAACCAAAACATCACCATAGAGTACCAAAGTGGCATCAAAGAGACGCTTCAGAGCAAAAGCAAAGACGATGATGATCTTATCGGTACGGTATTGCACTATCTTCGCACGACGAAACAAAAAGGGCTGTAA
- a CDS encoding YgjP-like metallopeptidase domain-containing protein — protein sequence MQTLKYLAHYTREIRSQVQELIDTDTLGDRLLHKYPEPHPYVSDKSLFDYVMEIKNTHLRSSSPISKVLFDTKIRDLHSALGTHTFVSRVQGGKLKAKNEIRISHLFKKVPEPFLRMIVTHELAHLKEKEHNKAFYSLCTHIEPHYHQLEFELRLYLTYLDHFGKLY from the coding sequence ATGCAAACACTTAAATATTTAGCCCACTACACACGGGAGATACGCTCTCAGGTACAAGAGCTGATCGATACCGATACGCTCGGAGATCGGCTTTTGCACAAATATCCCGAACCTCATCCCTACGTCAGCGACAAAAGTCTCTTTGACTATGTGATGGAGATCAAAAACACCCATTTACGAAGCTCCTCACCCATCTCCAAAGTGCTGTTTGATACCAAAATACGCGATTTGCACTCCGCACTGGGTACCCATACGTTCGTCTCACGGGTACAGGGGGGAAAGCTCAAAGCAAAAAACGAGATTCGAATTTCCCATCTGTTCAAGAAAGTTCCCGAGCCGTTTCTTCGGATGATCGTTACCCATGAACTCGCCCATCTGAAAGAGAAAGAGCACAATAAAGCATTTTACTCCCTATGTACCCATATCGAGCCGCACTATCATCAGCTCGAATTCGAATTAAGACTCTACCTGACCTATCTTGATCACTTCGGCAAACTCTATTAA